In one Pygocentrus nattereri isolate fPygNat1 chromosome 21, fPygNat1.pri, whole genome shotgun sequence genomic region, the following are encoded:
- the LOC108418520 gene encoding endochitinase A-like isoform X2: MAETLWKPLWILLLVLSYADAGSVYRHHCTKDGAQDGSTESTTAQTSSDSGFVPSQEAYFEETQDFSKTQAFDSSLTNAGSRAFSFQGTTYTSSFQPLTRDLKPALSTSFQQASDQSVQTAYQQAGSARPVQSSCRRVASARPVASGYQHVASVRPVASGYQQVASARPEASGYQQVASARPEASGYQQVASAQPVPSSYHQVASTQPVPSASQRVSSAQPVASSYQQVASAQPVASSYQQVASAQPVASSYQKVASAWPVPSASQRVSSAQPVASSYQQVASAQPLASSYQQVASAQPVASSYQQVASAQPVASSYQQVASAQPVASSYQHVSSAQPVASSYQKVASAWPVPSASQKVSSAQPVASSYQQVASAQPLASSFQQVASAQPGASSYQQVASAQPGASSYQQVASAQPVASSYQKVASTPLFPSASQRASSAQPGASSYQQVASAQPGASSYQHVASAPPFPSASQRVSSAQPVASSYQKVASAPLFPSASQRASSAQPVLSSYQQVASAQPVVSSYQRVASAQPVPSASQRVSSAQPVASSYQQVASAQPVVSSYQRVASAQPVPSASQRVSSAQPVQSSYQSGLSSPSVGFGSSAVGTGQSASSLYSSQDVSSTSTYKPSVGALGPAQSTYQQGVSYRPVQSTLPSSFVSRAYPYASSFKPSTSTSKPVQSGYQQKASDQPVQTASQRVSSSQPVTSSYQQVASSQPVASSYQQVASAWPVPSASQRVSSAQPVQSAYQQVASTQPVWSSSPPSFVSQKVGFDSSAGRGSGVSSYTSSFRPPTSISKPVPSSYQQVTLSHPAQSSYPPEAAFQNIRMDSSLTEVVGSVLRNDYGSEVATTGLNYRPFTSISTPSQSTCRQVTAAQPVQSRYQDVPFSQTSYGASLSGVTSTGSRSLYTPSDSVASAQAFRSPYSYAQALSSLDNSQPSAGSPRLTWTQKVLE; the protein is encoded by the exons ATGGCAGAAACACTCTGGAAGCCTTTGTG GATTTTGTTACTAGTACTGAGTTATGCTGATGCAGGAAGTG TTTACAGGCATCATTGTACAAAAGATGGTGCTCAGGATGGGAGCACTGAAAGTACTACTGCTCAGACAAGCTCTGATTCTGGATTTGTGCCTAGTCAAGAAGCTTATTTTGAGGAAACCCAGGACTTCTCAAAAACTCAGGCCTTTGATAGTAGTTTGACCAATGCAGGCTCAAGGGCATTCAGTTTTCAGGGAACTACCTACACCTCAAGCTTTCAGCCACTAACTAGGGATCTTAAGCCTGCCCTAAGCACCTCCTTCCAACAAGCCTCAGACCAGTCTGTGCAGACAGCATACCAGCAGGCAGGTTCAGCCCGGCCTGTCCAGAGCAGCTGCCGACGGGTAGCTTCAGCCCGGCCTGTAGCGAGCGGCTACCAACACGTGGCTTCAGTCCGGCCTGTAGCGAGCGGCTACCAACAGGTTGCTTCCGCCCGGCCTGAAGCGAGCGGCTACCAACAGGTTGCTTCCGCCCGGCCTGAAGCGAGCGGCTACCAACAGGTGGCTTCCGCCCAGCCTGTCCCGAGCAGCTACCATCAGGTGGCTTCAACCCAGCCTGTCCCATCTGCTTCCCAGAGAGTATCTTCCGCCCAGCCTGtagcgagcagctaccaacaggtggcttccgcccagcctgtagcgagcagctaccaacaggtGGCTTCCGCCCAGCCTGTAGCGAGCAGCTACCAAAAGGTGGCTTCAGCCTGGCCTGTCCCATCTGCTTCCCAGAGAGTATCTTCAGCCCAGCCTGtagcgagcagctaccaacaggtTGCTTCAGCTCAACCTCtagcgagcagctaccaacaggtggcttccgcccagcctgtagcgagcagctaccaacaggtggcttccgcccagcctgtagcgagcagctaccaacaggtggcttccgcccagcctgtagcgagcagctaccaacaCGTGTCTTCAGCTCAACCTGTAGCGAGCAGCTACCAAAAGGTGGCTTCAGCCTGGCCTGTCCCATCTGCTTCCCAGAAAGTATCTTCAGCCCAGCCTGtagcgagcagctaccaacaggtTGCTTCAGCTCAACCTCTAGCGAGCAGCTTCCAACAG gtggcttccgcccagcctggagcgagcagctaccaacaggtggcttccgcccagcctggagcgagcagctaccaacaggtGGCTTCAGCTCAACCTGTAGCGAGCAGTTACCAAAAGGTGGCTTCAACCCCGCTTTTCCCATCTGCTTCCCAGAGAGCATCTTCAGCCCAGCCTGGagcgagcagctaccaacaggtggcttccgcccagcctggagcgagcagctaccaacaCGTGGCTTCCGCCCCGCCTTTCCCATCTGCTTCCCAGAGAGTATCTTCAGCCCAGCCTGTAGCGAGTAGTTACCAAAAGGTGGCTTCAGCCCCGCTTTTCCCATCTGCTTCCCAGAGAGCATCTTCAGCCCAGCCTGTCCTGAGCAGCTACCAGCAGGTTGCTTCCGCCCAGCCTGTAGTGAGCAGCTACCAACGCGTGGCTTCAGCCCAGCCTGTCCCATCTGCTTCCCAGAGAGTATCTTCCGCCCAGCCTGTAGCGAGCAGCTACCAGCAGGTTGCTTCCGCCCAGCCTGTAGTGAGCAGCTACCAACGCGTGGCTTCAGCCCAGCCTGTCCCATCTGCTTCCCAGAGAGTATCTTCAGCTCAACCTGTACAGAGCAGCTATCAGTCTGGCCTTTCTTCCCCAAGTGTTGGCTTTGGTTCTAGTGCTGTGGGAACCGGACAAAGTGCTTCGAGTCTGTACAGCTCTCAGGACGTTTCCTCTACTTCAACCTACAAGCCCTCTGTTGGCGCTCTAGGACCTGCCCAAAGCACGTACCAGCAGGGAGTTTCATATCGGCCTGTGCAGAGCACTTTGCCATCCAGCTTTGTTTCTAGGGCATATCCATACGCCTCAAGCTTTAAGCCCTCTACTAGCACTTCAAAGCCAGTCCAAAGCGGCTACCAGCAAAAAGCATCAGATCAGCCTGTCCAAACTGCTTCCCAGAGAGTATCTTCATCCCAGCCTGTAACAAGCAGCTACCAACAGGTTGCTTCATCCCAGCCTGTAGCAAGCAGCTACCAACAGGTGGCTTCAGCCTGGCCTGTCCCATCTGCTTCCCAGAGAGTATCTTCAGCCCAGCCTGTCCAGTCAGCATACCAGCAGGTAGCTTCCACACAGCCTGTGTGGAGTAGTTCTCCACCTAGCTTTGTTTCCCAAAAGGTTGGCTTTGATTCTAGTGCGGGGAGAGGCTCCGGGGTGTCCTCCTATACCTCAAGCTTTAGGCCCCCCACCAGCATTTCTAAGCCTGTCCCAAGCAGCTACCAGCAAGTAACTTTATCCCATCCAGCTCAGAGTAGCTACCCGCCTGAAGCTGCTTTCCAAAATATTAGAATGGATTCTTCTTTGACTGAAGTGGTAGGAAGTGTCTTGAGAAATGACTACGGTTCTGAAGTAGCTACAACTGGATTAAACTACAGGCCTTTCACCAGCATATCTACACCTTCCCAAAGTACTTGCCGACAGGTGACTGCAGCCCAGCCCGTTCAGAGCCGATACCAAGATGTGCCTTTTTCCCAAACCAGCTATGGTGCTAGTTTGAGTGGTGTGACTTCAACTGGTTCAAGGAGTCTGTATACCCCTTCAGACTCGGTGGCTTCTGCTCAAGCGTTCAGATCACCATATTCCTATGCTCAGGCTTTGAGTTCCCTAGACAACTCTCAACCCTCTGCTGGCTCTCCAAGATTAACATGGACACAAAAGGTGCTGGAGTAG
- the LOC108418520 gene encoding endochitinase A-like isoform X11, translating into MAETLWKPLWILLLVLSYADAGSVYRHHCTKDGAQDGSTESTTAQTSSDSGFVPSQEAYFEETQDFSKTQAFDSSLTNAGSRAFSFQGTTYTSSFQPLTRDLKPALSTSFQQASDQSVQTAYQQAGSARPVQSSCRRVASARPVASGYQHVASVRPVASGYQQVASARPEASGYQQVASARPEASGYQQVASAQPVPSSYHQVASTQPVPSASQRVSSAQPVASSYQQVASAQPVASSYQQVASAQPVASSYQKVASAQPGASSYQQVASAQPGASSYQQVASAQPVASSYQKVASTPLFPSASQRASSAQPGASSYQQVASAQPGASSYQHVASAPPFPSASQRVSSAQPVASSYQKVASAPLFPSASQRASSAQPVLSSYQQVASAQPVVSSYQRVASAQPVPSASQRVSSAQPVASSYQQVASAQPVVSSYQRVASAQPVPSASQRVSSAQPVQSSYQSGLSSPSVGFGSSAVGTGQSASSLYSSQDVSSTSTYKPSVGALGPAQSTYQQGVSYRPVQSTLPSSFVSRAYPYASSFKPSTSTSKPVQSGYQQKASDQPVQTASQRVSSSQPVTSSYQQVASSQPVASSYQQVASAWPVPSASQRVSSAQPVQSAYQQVASTQPVWSSSPPSFVSQKVGFDSSAGRGSGVSSYTSSFRPPTSISKPVPSSYQQVTLSHPAQSSYPPEAAFQNIRMDSSLTEVVGSVLRNDYGSEVATTGLNYRPFTSISTPSQSTCRQVTAAQPVQSRYQDVPFSQTSYGASLSGVTSTGSRSLYTPSDSVASAQAFRSPYSYAQALSSLDNSQPSAGSPRLTWTQKVLE; encoded by the exons ATGGCAGAAACACTCTGGAAGCCTTTGTG GATTTTGTTACTAGTACTGAGTTATGCTGATGCAGGAAGTG TTTACAGGCATCATTGTACAAAAGATGGTGCTCAGGATGGGAGCACTGAAAGTACTACTGCTCAGACAAGCTCTGATTCTGGATTTGTGCCTAGTCAAGAAGCTTATTTTGAGGAAACCCAGGACTTCTCAAAAACTCAGGCCTTTGATAGTAGTTTGACCAATGCAGGCTCAAGGGCATTCAGTTTTCAGGGAACTACCTACACCTCAAGCTTTCAGCCACTAACTAGGGATCTTAAGCCTGCCCTAAGCACCTCCTTCCAACAAGCCTCAGACCAGTCTGTGCAGACAGCATACCAGCAGGCAGGTTCAGCCCGGCCTGTCCAGAGCAGCTGCCGACGGGTAGCTTCAGCCCGGCCTGTAGCGAGCGGCTACCAACACGTGGCTTCAGTCCGGCCTGTAGCGAGCGGCTACCAACAGGTTGCTTCCGCCCGGCCTGAAGCGAGCGGCTACCAACAGGTTGCTTCCGCCCGGCCTGAAGCGAGCGGCTACCAACAGGTGGCTTCCGCCCAGCCTGTCCCGAGCAGCTACCATCAGGTGGCTTCAACCCAGCCTGTCCCATCTGCTTCCCAGAGAGTATCTTCCGCCCAGCCTGtagcgagcagctaccaacaggtggcttccgcccagcctgtagcgagcagctaccaacaggtGGCTTCCGCCCAGCCTGTAGCGAGCAGCTACCAAAAG gtggcttccgcccagcctggagcgagcagctaccaacaggtggcttccgcccagcctggagcgagcagctaccaacaggtGGCTTCAGCTCAACCTGTAGCGAGCAGTTACCAAAAGGTGGCTTCAACCCCGCTTTTCCCATCTGCTTCCCAGAGAGCATCTTCAGCCCAGCCTGGagcgagcagctaccaacaggtggcttccgcccagcctggagcgagcagctaccaacaCGTGGCTTCCGCCCCGCCTTTCCCATCTGCTTCCCAGAGAGTATCTTCAGCCCAGCCTGTAGCGAGTAGTTACCAAAAGGTGGCTTCAGCCCCGCTTTTCCCATCTGCTTCCCAGAGAGCATCTTCAGCCCAGCCTGTCCTGAGCAGCTACCAGCAGGTTGCTTCCGCCCAGCCTGTAGTGAGCAGCTACCAACGCGTGGCTTCAGCCCAGCCTGTCCCATCTGCTTCCCAGAGAGTATCTTCCGCCCAGCCTGTAGCGAGCAGCTACCAGCAGGTTGCTTCCGCCCAGCCTGTAGTGAGCAGCTACCAACGCGTGGCTTCAGCCCAGCCTGTCCCATCTGCTTCCCAGAGAGTATCTTCAGCTCAACCTGTACAGAGCAGCTATCAGTCTGGCCTTTCTTCCCCAAGTGTTGGCTTTGGTTCTAGTGCTGTGGGAACCGGACAAAGTGCTTCGAGTCTGTACAGCTCTCAGGACGTTTCCTCTACTTCAACCTACAAGCCCTCTGTTGGCGCTCTAGGACCTGCCCAAAGCACGTACCAGCAGGGAGTTTCATATCGGCCTGTGCAGAGCACTTTGCCATCCAGCTTTGTTTCTAGGGCATATCCATACGCCTCAAGCTTTAAGCCCTCTACTAGCACTTCAAAGCCAGTCCAAAGCGGCTACCAGCAAAAAGCATCAGATCAGCCTGTCCAAACTGCTTCCCAGAGAGTATCTTCATCCCAGCCTGTAACAAGCAGCTACCAACAGGTTGCTTCATCCCAGCCTGTAGCAAGCAGCTACCAACAGGTGGCTTCAGCCTGGCCTGTCCCATCTGCTTCCCAGAGAGTATCTTCAGCCCAGCCTGTCCAGTCAGCATACCAGCAGGTAGCTTCCACACAGCCTGTGTGGAGTAGTTCTCCACCTAGCTTTGTTTCCCAAAAGGTTGGCTTTGATTCTAGTGCGGGGAGAGGCTCCGGGGTGTCCTCCTATACCTCAAGCTTTAGGCCCCCCACCAGCATTTCTAAGCCTGTCCCAAGCAGCTACCAGCAAGTAACTTTATCCCATCCAGCTCAGAGTAGCTACCCGCCTGAAGCTGCTTTCCAAAATATTAGAATGGATTCTTCTTTGACTGAAGTGGTAGGAAGTGTCTTGAGAAATGACTACGGTTCTGAAGTAGCTACAACTGGATTAAACTACAGGCCTTTCACCAGCATATCTACACCTTCCCAAAGTACTTGCCGACAGGTGACTGCAGCCCAGCCCGTTCAGAGCCGATACCAAGATGTGCCTTTTTCCCAAACCAGCTATGGTGCTAGTTTGAGTGGTGTGACTTCAACTGGTTCAAGGAGTCTGTATACCCCTTCAGACTCGGTGGCTTCTGCTCAAGCGTTCAGATCACCATATTCCTATGCTCAGGCTTTGAGTTCCCTAGACAACTCTCAACCCTCTGCTGGCTCTCCAAGATTAACATGGACACAAAAGGTGCTGGAGTAG
- the LOC108418520 gene encoding endochitinase A-like isoform X6, whose translation MAETLWKPLWILLLVLSYADAGSVYRHHCTKDGAQDGSTESTTAQTSSDSGFVPSQEAYFEETQDFSKTQAFDSSLTNAGSRAFSFQGTTYTSSFQPLTRDLKPALSTSFQQASDQSVQTAYQQAGSARPVQSSCRRVASARPVASGYQHVASVRPVASGYQQVASARPEASGYQQVASARPEASGYQQVASAQPVPSSYHQVASTQPVPSASQRVSSAQPVASSYQQVASAQPVASSYQQVASAQPVASSYQKVASAQPVASSYQQVASAQPVASSYQQVASAQPVASSYQHVSSAQPVASSYQKVASAWPVPSASQKVSSAQPVASSYQQVASAQPLASSFQQVASAPLFPSASQRASSAQPGASSYQQVASAQPGASSYQQVASAQPGASSYQQVASAQPVASSYQKVASTPLFPSASQRASSAQPGASSYQQVASAQPGASSYQHVASAPPFPSASQRVSSAQPVASSYQKVASAPLFPSASQRASSAQPVLSSYQQVASAQPVVSSYQRVASAQPVPSASQRVSSAQPVASSYQQVASAQPVVSSYQRVASAQPVPSASQRVSSAQPVQSSYQSGLSSPSVGFGSSAVGTGQSASSLYSSQDVSSTSTYKPSVGALGPAQSTYQQGVSYRPVQSTLPSSFVSRAYPYASSFKPSTSTSKPVQSGYQQKASDQPVQTASQRVSSSQPVTSSYQQVASSQPVASSYQQVASAWPVPSASQRVSSAQPVQSAYQQVASTQPVWSSSPPSFVSQKVGFDSSAGRGSGVSSYTSSFRPPTSISKPVPSSYQQVTLSHPAQSSYPPEAAFQNIRMDSSLTEVVGSVLRNDYGSEVATTGLNYRPFTSISTPSQSTCRQVTAAQPVQSRYQDVPFSQTSYGASLSGVTSTGSRSLYTPSDSVASAQAFRSPYSYAQALSSLDNSQPSAGSPRLTWTQKVLE comes from the exons ATGGCAGAAACACTCTGGAAGCCTTTGTG GATTTTGTTACTAGTACTGAGTTATGCTGATGCAGGAAGTG TTTACAGGCATCATTGTACAAAAGATGGTGCTCAGGATGGGAGCACTGAAAGTACTACTGCTCAGACAAGCTCTGATTCTGGATTTGTGCCTAGTCAAGAAGCTTATTTTGAGGAAACCCAGGACTTCTCAAAAACTCAGGCCTTTGATAGTAGTTTGACCAATGCAGGCTCAAGGGCATTCAGTTTTCAGGGAACTACCTACACCTCAAGCTTTCAGCCACTAACTAGGGATCTTAAGCCTGCCCTAAGCACCTCCTTCCAACAAGCCTCAGACCAGTCTGTGCAGACAGCATACCAGCAGGCAGGTTCAGCCCGGCCTGTCCAGAGCAGCTGCCGACGGGTAGCTTCAGCCCGGCCTGTAGCGAGCGGCTACCAACACGTGGCTTCAGTCCGGCCTGTAGCGAGCGGCTACCAACAGGTTGCTTCCGCCCGGCCTGAAGCGAGCGGCTACCAACAGGTTGCTTCCGCCCGGCCTGAAGCGAGCGGCTACCAACAGGTGGCTTCCGCCCAGCCTGTCCCGAGCAGCTACCATCAGGTGGCTTCAACCCAGCCTGTCCCATCTGCTTCCCAGAGAGTATCTTCCGCCCAGCCTGtagcgagcagctaccaacaggtggcttccgcccagcctgtagcgagcagctaccaacaggtGGCTTCCGCCCAGCCTGTAGCGAGCAGCTACCAAAAG gtggcttccgcccagcctgtagcgagcagctaccaacaggtggcttccgcccagcctgtagcgagcagctaccaacaggtggcttccgcccagcctgtagcgagcagctaccaacaCGTGTCTTCAGCTCAACCTGTAGCGAGCAGCTACCAAAAGGTGGCTTCAGCCTGGCCTGTCCCATCTGCTTCCCAGAAAGTATCTTCAGCCCAGCCTGtagcgagcagctaccaacaggtTGCTTCAGCTCAACCTCTAGCGAGCAGCTTCCAACAGGTGGCTTCAGCCCCGCTTTTCCCATCTGCTTCCCAGAGAGCATCTTCCGCCCAGCCTGGagcgagcagctaccaacaggtggcttccgcccagcctggagcgagcagctaccaacaggtggcttccgcccagcctggagcgagcagctaccaacaggtGGCTTCAGCTCAACCTGTAGCGAGCAGTTACCAAAAGGTGGCTTCAACCCCGCTTTTCCCATCTGCTTCCCAGAGAGCATCTTCAGCCCAGCCTGGagcgagcagctaccaacaggtggcttccgcccagcctggagcgagcagctaccaacaCGTGGCTTCCGCCCCGCCTTTCCCATCTGCTTCCCAGAGAGTATCTTCAGCCCAGCCTGTAGCGAGTAGTTACCAAAAGGTGGCTTCAGCCCCGCTTTTCCCATCTGCTTCCCAGAGAGCATCTTCAGCCCAGCCTGTCCTGAGCAGCTACCAGCAGGTTGCTTCCGCCCAGCCTGTAGTGAGCAGCTACCAACGCGTGGCTTCAGCCCAGCCTGTCCCATCTGCTTCCCAGAGAGTATCTTCCGCCCAGCCTGTAGCGAGCAGCTACCAGCAGGTTGCTTCCGCCCAGCCTGTAGTGAGCAGCTACCAACGCGTGGCTTCAGCCCAGCCTGTCCCATCTGCTTCCCAGAGAGTATCTTCAGCTCAACCTGTACAGAGCAGCTATCAGTCTGGCCTTTCTTCCCCAAGTGTTGGCTTTGGTTCTAGTGCTGTGGGAACCGGACAAAGTGCTTCGAGTCTGTACAGCTCTCAGGACGTTTCCTCTACTTCAACCTACAAGCCCTCTGTTGGCGCTCTAGGACCTGCCCAAAGCACGTACCAGCAGGGAGTTTCATATCGGCCTGTGCAGAGCACTTTGCCATCCAGCTTTGTTTCTAGGGCATATCCATACGCCTCAAGCTTTAAGCCCTCTACTAGCACTTCAAAGCCAGTCCAAAGCGGCTACCAGCAAAAAGCATCAGATCAGCCTGTCCAAACTGCTTCCCAGAGAGTATCTTCATCCCAGCCTGTAACAAGCAGCTACCAACAGGTTGCTTCATCCCAGCCTGTAGCAAGCAGCTACCAACAGGTGGCTTCAGCCTGGCCTGTCCCATCTGCTTCCCAGAGAGTATCTTCAGCCCAGCCTGTCCAGTCAGCATACCAGCAGGTAGCTTCCACACAGCCTGTGTGGAGTAGTTCTCCACCTAGCTTTGTTTCCCAAAAGGTTGGCTTTGATTCTAGTGCGGGGAGAGGCTCCGGGGTGTCCTCCTATACCTCAAGCTTTAGGCCCCCCACCAGCATTTCTAAGCCTGTCCCAAGCAGCTACCAGCAAGTAACTTTATCCCATCCAGCTCAGAGTAGCTACCCGCCTGAAGCTGCTTTCCAAAATATTAGAATGGATTCTTCTTTGACTGAAGTGGTAGGAAGTGTCTTGAGAAATGACTACGGTTCTGAAGTAGCTACAACTGGATTAAACTACAGGCCTTTCACCAGCATATCTACACCTTCCCAAAGTACTTGCCGACAGGTGACTGCAGCCCAGCCCGTTCAGAGCCGATACCAAGATGTGCCTTTTTCCCAAACCAGCTATGGTGCTAGTTTGAGTGGTGTGACTTCAACTGGTTCAAGGAGTCTGTATACCCCTTCAGACTCGGTGGCTTCTGCTCAAGCGTTCAGATCACCATATTCCTATGCTCAGGCTTTGAGTTCCCTAGACAACTCTCAACCCTCTGCTGGCTCTCCAAGATTAACATGGACACAAAAGGTGCTGGAGTAG
- the LOC108418520 gene encoding endochitinase A-like isoform X1 produces MAETLWKPLWILLLVLSYADAGSVYRHHCTKDGAQDGSTESTTAQTSSDSGFVPSQEAYFEETQDFSKTQAFDSSLTNAGSRAFSFQGTTYTSSFQPLTRDLKPALSTSFQQASDQSVQTAYQQAGSARPVQSSCRRVASARPVASGYQHVASVRPVASGYQQVASARPEASGYQQVASARPEASGYQQVASAQPVPSSYHQVASTQPVPSASQRVSSAQPVASSYQQVASAQPVASSYQQVASAQPVASSYQKVASAWPVPSASQRVSSAQPVASSYQQVASAQPLASSYQQVASAQPVASSYQQVASAQPVASSYQQVASAQPVASSYQHVSSAQPVASSYQKVASAWPVPSASQKVSSAQPVASSYQQVASAQPLASSFQQVASAPLFPSASQRASSAQPGASSYQQVASAQPGASSYQQVASAQPGASSYQQVASAQPVASSYQKVASTPLFPSASQRASSAQPGASSYQQVASAQPGASSYQHVASAPPFPSASQRVSSAQPVASSYQKVASAPLFPSASQRASSAQPVLSSYQQVASAQPVVSSYQRVASAQPVPSASQRVSSAQPVASSYQQVASAQPVVSSYQRVASAQPVPSASQRVSSAQPVQSSYQSGLSSPSVGFGSSAVGTGQSASSLYSSQDVSSTSTYKPSVGALGPAQSTYQQGVSYRPVQSTLPSSFVSRAYPYASSFKPSTSTSKPVQSGYQQKASDQPVQTASQRVSSSQPVTSSYQQVASSQPVASSYQQVASAWPVPSASQRVSSAQPVQSAYQQVASTQPVWSSSPPSFVSQKVGFDSSAGRGSGVSSYTSSFRPPTSISKPVPSSYQQVTLSHPAQSSYPPEAAFQNIRMDSSLTEVVGSVLRNDYGSEVATTGLNYRPFTSISTPSQSTCRQVTAAQPVQSRYQDVPFSQTSYGASLSGVTSTGSRSLYTPSDSVASAQAFRSPYSYAQALSSLDNSQPSAGSPRLTWTQKVLE; encoded by the exons ATGGCAGAAACACTCTGGAAGCCTTTGTG GATTTTGTTACTAGTACTGAGTTATGCTGATGCAGGAAGTG TTTACAGGCATCATTGTACAAAAGATGGTGCTCAGGATGGGAGCACTGAAAGTACTACTGCTCAGACAAGCTCTGATTCTGGATTTGTGCCTAGTCAAGAAGCTTATTTTGAGGAAACCCAGGACTTCTCAAAAACTCAGGCCTTTGATAGTAGTTTGACCAATGCAGGCTCAAGGGCATTCAGTTTTCAGGGAACTACCTACACCTCAAGCTTTCAGCCACTAACTAGGGATCTTAAGCCTGCCCTAAGCACCTCCTTCCAACAAGCCTCAGACCAGTCTGTGCAGACAGCATACCAGCAGGCAGGTTCAGCCCGGCCTGTCCAGAGCAGCTGCCGACGGGTAGCTTCAGCCCGGCCTGTAGCGAGCGGCTACCAACACGTGGCTTCAGTCCGGCCTGTAGCGAGCGGCTACCAACAGGTTGCTTCCGCCCGGCCTGAAGCGAGCGGCTACCAACAGGTTGCTTCCGCCCGGCCTGAAGCGAGCGGCTACCAACAGGTGGCTTCCGCCCAGCCTGTCCCGAGCAGCTACCATCAGGTGGCTTCAACCCAGCCTGTCCCATCTGCTTCCCAGAGAGTATCTTCCGCCCAGCCTGtagcgagcagctaccaacaggtggcttccgcccagcctgtagcgagcagctaccaacaggtGGCTTCCGCCCAGCCTGTAGCGAGCAGCTACCAAAAGGTGGCTTCAGCCTGGCCTGTCCCATCTGCTTCCCAGAGAGTATCTTCAGCCCAGCCTGtagcgagcagctaccaacaggtTGCTTCAGCTCAACCTCtagcgagcagctaccaacaggtggcttccgcccagcctgtagcgagcagctaccaacaggtggcttccgcccagcctgtagcgagcagctaccaacaggtggcttccgcccagcctgtagcgagcagctaccaacaCGTGTCTTCAGCTCAACCTGTAGCGAGCAGCTACCAAAAGGTGGCTTCAGCCTGGCCTGTCCCATCTGCTTCCCAGAAAGTATCTTCAGCCCAGCCTGtagcgagcagctaccaacaggtTGCTTCAGCTCAACCTCTAGCGAGCAGCTTCCAACAGGTGGCTTCAGCCCCGCTTTTCCCATCTGCTTCCCAGAGAGCATCTTCCGCCCAGCCTGGagcgagcagctaccaacaggtggcttccgcccagcctggagcgagcagctaccaacaggtggcttccgcccagcctggagcgagcagctaccaacaggtGGCTTCAGCTCAACCTGTAGCGAGCAGTTACCAAAAGGTGGCTTCAACCCCGCTTTTCCCATCTGCTTCCCAGAGAGCATCTTCAGCCCAGCCTGGagcgagcagctaccaacaggtggcttccgcccagcctggagcgagcagctaccaacaCGTGGCTTCCGCCCCGCCTTTCCCATCTGCTTCCCAGAGAGTATCTTCAGCCCAGCCTGTAGCGAGTAGTTACCAAAAGGTGGCTTCAGCCCCGCTTTTCCCATCTGCTTCCCAGAGAGCATCTTCAGCCCAGCCTGTCCTGAGCAGCTACCAGCAGGTTGCTTCCGCCCAGCCTGTAGTGAGCAGCTACCAACGCGTGGCTTCAGCCCAGCCTGTCCCATCTGCTTCCCAGAGAGTATCTTCCGCCCAGCCTGTAGCGAGCAGCTACCAGCAGGTTGCTTCCGCCCAGCCTGTAGTGAGCAGCTACCAACGCGTGGCTTCAGCCCAGCCTGTCCCATCTGCTTCCCAGAGAGTATCTTCAGCTCAACCTGTACAGAGCAGCTATCAGTCTGGCCTTTCTTCCCCAAGTGTTGGCTTTGGTTCTAGTGCTGTGGGAACCGGACAAAGTGCTTCGAGTCTGTACAGCTCTCAGGACGTTTCCTCTACTTCAACCTACAAGCCCTCTGTTGGCGCTCTAGGACCTGCCCAAAGCACGTACCAGCAGGGAGTTTCATATCGGCCTGTGCAGAGCACTTTGCCATCCAGCTTTGTTTCTAGGGCATATCCATACGCCTCAAGCTTTAAGCCCTCTACTAGCACTTCAAAGCCAGTCCAAAGCGGCTACCAGCAAAAAGCATCAGATCAGCCTGTCCAAACTGCTTCCCAGAGAGTATCTTCATCCCAGCCTGTAACAAGCAGCTACCAACAGGTTGCTTCATCCCAGCCTGTAGCAAGCAGCTACCAACAGGTGGCTTCAGCCTGGCCTGTCCCATCTGCTTCCCAGAGAGTATCTTCAGCCCAGCCTGTCCAGTCAGCATACCAGCAGGTAGCTTCCACACAGCCTGTGTGGAGTAGTTCTCCACCTAGCTTTGTTTCCCAAAAGGTTGGCTTTGATTCTAGTGCGGGGAGAGGCTCCGGGGTGTCCTCCTATACCTCAAGCTTTAGGCCCCCCACCAGCATTTCTAAGCCTGTCCCAAGCAGCTACCAGCAAGTAACTTTATCCCATCCAGCTCAGAGTAGCTACCCGCCTGAAGCTGCTTTCCAAAATATTAGAATGGATTCTTCTTTGACTGAAGTGGTAGGAAGTGTCTTGAGAAATGACTACGGTTCTGAAGTAGCTACAACTGGATTAAACTACAGGCCTTTCACCAGCATATCTACACCTTCCCAAAGTACTTGCCGACAGGTGACTGCAGCCCAGCCCGTTCAGAGCCGATACCAAGATGTGCCTTTTTCCCAAACCAGCTATGGTGCTAGTTTGAGTGGTGTGACTTCAACTGGTTCAAGGAGTCTGTATACCCCTTCAGACTCGGTGGCTTCTGCTCAAGCGTTCAGATCACCATATTCCTATGCTCAGGCTTTGAGTTCCCTAGACAACTCTCAACCCTCTGCTGGCTCTCCAAGATTAACATGGACACAAAAGGTGCTGGAGTAG